The following DNA comes from Papaver somniferum cultivar HN1 chromosome 4, ASM357369v1, whole genome shotgun sequence.
tctccattaccatcatcatcatcatcatcatcacctcctccAACATTAGGCATTTCTTGATCaccgtcatcatcatcattgttacctcctccagcatCTGAGTgctatcatcaacatcatcatcttcacctcttataccagatggaattgattggtcttcatatgGAGTCTTTtctgaatcactgggttccggtggtggttcagaatcattcggtacacggatcttgagcgttcccggcaCAACGTATGCCCCTCGATGTCTTGAAGTCAAGAGTctttcaccaacacgaggaggtcttgaaggaggactaagagaTTTCAtagctttcttcttttccttttccaacctgaacaagaaaaattaagaaaaaaaaattacaggtcggcagggtcgacatatATAACCTATCCGGCGGAACAATGGCCGGAAGGGTCGATATCTAAATTACATGCCGGCTAAAGAGCAGCTGGCAGGGTAACATTCAAATAACCTGCCGGCTTATAACAAATATACTACACAGGAGATACAAAGATTTTCCACATTACAGGTCGGCAAGGTCCATTACCCAAACATTTTCGGCTAACAAAGAGCCGGCATGGTTTTATCCAAATACCATTCCGGTTTTAAATTCAAGACATTAGGAACCAATGTTTTCAAAACAAGTTATAACATGCCGGCAGGGTAAAAAATTATAACATGCCGGCTTCATTAAACAAAAACTGCCATCGACAAGGTTGCAGGTTGAATAACTTGCCGACCCTGTGGAAGCAGTTACAGATATTCAACCGGCGGCAAGATATTCAACCTAAGATCTTGCCggccaaaccctaactatgaaaagccgacaaggtcgataacataataccttgaCGACGACGATAACTGAAAATCAAAGaatcgatttttctgacctaatttcaCATGCAAACATCAAATagaagtactagagtgagtttaagtaagcCCTTAATTTTTTAAGCGCACCATTTCTCGTGTTTCAGCGGTTGCGAATTCTCCTTCTTCGAtggtttttttcttcactttcttttgaaccaaacttgcaattccagggttatactCATTGGGTTTTCGATTAGCGCCTTTCATACGAGTTCCCTTCCGCCGTGGTGGATCAATTGATGAAGATTAATCGGAGTTTTCGAATCGACGGTTTCaatgaattaatcgacgagttttgattgtggtgggggtgatggagccggtatggttgtggaagagaagaagaagatgaaatgaaaatattaaaactgatttagggtaataggtttttaaagggtaagggtagttttgtaacttaCCTATTAGGACTCCCCCTAAAACCCTTAAAAACATTCCCTTTAAAATTGGGTTTGCCCCAATAAAGCCAGGAACAAAAAGATCTATAAACGTCTTCGTAAATTTCATTTGACTACCCCTATAAACTGTATTTTCAGGAAAAAAAAGTTATCTGTCTCATGGCCGAAGAATtttctttgtgaactgtgaagCACCTTAACCTTAAGCAAGAGATAGGTTTTTATAGCCAAAAATCCCATCATTCAACGgtcatttttaaaaaaaaaaaattggaatacTTATCCGGTCATCAAGTGACCGGAATGAGAAAACAAATTATTCCATCCGGTGACTAAGTAACCggatgacaaaaaaaaattaaaaaataatgtaTCCGAACACTTAGTTACCGGATGGACTACTCCACATCCTACTCCATAGATCACTGGAGTACCTTCTGGACTTCACAAAGATATGGATCTAAATTCTACCCATAGTAGCATTTTTTATCCATAAAAAGTGGATGATCAGAAAGATATGGATTTATTTTTACTCCATAGGAGTTGCCCTTAATAGGTAAGGTTGACGTGTGTCCAGCTCCCCACCACATCTCATTTTCTCTcaacaaaaccaaaagaaaagcatCATCTCTTGTTATCAGATGGATTTTGAAGACAGCGACGTTTTGTATCATTTCAATTAGAGCTggaaaacgggcgggccggggctggttTATTatgggttacacgggttcgggttagcacgggccaaaacctgcgggttgatattcttcacgggtggtcatttcttcaacccgcgcccATAGctggtaaagcttgcgggttcacgggttagctggtttcTGCTTAGTCAACGAACGAATTGACAGAGTTTCCTATGATTTCTGGATTATTTCCGACCACATTCAGGCCATCAAAAACTCCTTCTctgcaacctaacattcatctaattcatttgacatttccattcaattcaatcaacagattacagattcaacagtcAGTGACTCGGTGTCACAACGAAATTTAAAAACTTAATGAAAGAATcaagaaaattgaaaaaattaaCAATAATTTGACACTGGTTTTGCATCATGAGAGGAACACAGACTCACAGATACACAGTATACTAATCATTAGTAGTTTAGTACTCATCAGTCGATGatatcttcaaaaaagaaaaaaaaaccttcgAAACCGTAGTAATACCATTGTTTGTATTTTGTATCACCAAGTGCAACAATAAAgatattaataaccacttcctgcacaaaacgtatattgtggttaatcaaaaaaaagTGATAACTGTCCAAAAAACATCTTCAATCTCTTTTTTATACAAAATTTGGAGACACTGCGATAACTGTCTGtccaaaaaaaattctcattttccatgtctatctttgaatagctccaactattcaatatgaatctgtaatttcaagcaaaaataaatcaaacaaaagaaaatattcaaGTAAAAAACATGAAATTGCATAATTACCCCGCTTTATATTAAAGAAGGAcgcatactaattagacgcataagaacttacttcccCATCCTCCTCTGCCCTATCCTCTACTGCAccaagttcaaatcctaatacatctTCTCCAATAATCTCATTGTCTTCATCCATATTTTCGTTTCCTACGTGGATAAAGACAATCAaagttatatatgaaatttacccatTCAACTAAATGAAGTATTACTGAATTACGCGGCGCCACTTAGGCACACTTACCAACTCCATGTttccaatcacgagttgttatcaacGCCTCATCATTTTCAGGTAATAAAAAACTGCGAAACAGATCAATTACCCTTCCACCAATGCTGAATGCAGATTCCGAAGCCacggttgaaataggaattgacaaaataTCCCCTGTTATTCTTGAAAGTATTGGAAATCGTTGTTCCTGGGCTTTCCAATACATTAGGATATCGAGCGGTTGATTACAAATCCATATTTCTCGCTAAGATATTGATCCAACTCTGACAAGTCAGATTGCAGATCACCACCACTTTCCTGTGCTGCAGCATATTCCTGCATGAAACAAGCAATAAGTGAGTGCAAGGACCAGTTATCTTCTATGAGGACATATAATATAACTTATAAAcgcatttttttttggttaaaacACAAAATAATACAAGACCACATGTACTGAAATAAGTAAGCGTTAAAATTATCTGGATCCACTCACTTCCTTGATGGGCAGAATTCGCACCAGTTTGAATACCAAAATTCTAAGTTCCACTACCAGAAGCTCTTGACAAGGTGTAATACTTATTATAAAGTTTTTTCATATCTTCACGCACATCAGCAACTTTACTTTATAATTGTCTTACATCAGGATACAACTTGGAGTAAGCAAAGTTTAGATACTTCAGTTTcaatctaggatctaacacaagtGTCATAGCCAATATAGGACTTAAGTTCTCCCAATAAATGTTAAACTTTTGTTGCATCTCTTTCACGATGTCCCTAATGAATTCAATTTCATTTGtgctttctttttttaataacaCTTGAACTTGACAAACTCATTCAAAATATAGATTGGAGgtaggatacttactaccagaaaaCAAAGTTGTGAGATCATAAAACGTCTTGAGAAACTTTGTGACCACTTCAATTTGATCCCATTCTTCGTCAGTTGGACAGTCTTTATAGTCTGAATCCACCTCCTTCAAGTGAGCGAAAACACTTCTATACACAAGACAACTGTCTAACATAAGATAAGTTGCATTCCATCtgtataaaaaaaaagtaacaaacattcaatGAGTATATTATAAACAATAATACCATTCTTTAACtgtataacaaaataaaattggATACCCACCTTGTCTTAACATCTTGACGAATACCCCTTCTTACTACAGACATTCCTAAAGTATCAACAATgtccaagaatttttgttttcttacttgggaCTTTTTAAGCGACTTCACTGACTTTCTTATCTTTAGCACAACtggatcaatcttcacaagtccatcTTTTACAATAATAGCTAAGATGTGAGCACAACAATATACATGAAAGTATTTTCCTTGTTAAACAGgatcttctttgcaacaagtctacTCTGCATAATTCTACCACAAGCTCCGTTATTTGCAgcattatccaaggtgatgttggatactttttcttcaattccccaatcttTTATCATTTCAAATAGCTTGGCAGAAAGGTTTTCACCTGTATGAGGTAGTGGAACGcaaaagttaaactcccaattaaGTACTTCAGTTCACATATATGAGGTGGTGGAAGATCTCAAGACTCAAGTAAAATATGACATGCACATAAAATAAAAGATCTAAACACTCAAGTAAGTGCTTcacctgtatgaggtggtggaagttcACAAAAATTTAGTAGATACTTCTTTAATTCCCAATTTTGATCAAGAAAATGGACAGTTAAGCTCATATACCCTGTAGTCGTAACAGAGGTCCACATGTTTGATGTTAGACACATCCTACCTGTAAGGATTACACATACATATCAGTACATCTTATCATAATCAATTACAcatacataaaagtataaaacAAAACATATGGTGTGGGTCagcaggatttgaaattttgaatcgtacctggagcaagtttcaatATGTTTCGAATAACTTCTTTTCGTGCAttatgttttttgaaaatatcgactttcccagtattccttgatatGTCCCTAAATTCTTTCCACTCCACCAAAGCCAATGGGACATTTCTTGCAATGAGTAATTCTGAAATAAGATCTCGAAACTTCATCTGATCAATTTTGCGTACGCGGGAAGACAACTGGCCATTCTTTGCAGATAAAATCATTTGCCTTATGTCCTGAGAATGACGTTCACGGCACTTATGCCTTTTCATAGATGAGGTTCCACCTTTCTGGATATTATATTTATATCCCACTTTACAAGCCTTTCACACTCCCTTCTTTGATCCATCTTTATATTTAATGAGATCAAAATATTCCCAAACATCAGATCTAAGTTTATGTTCCTTTTCACCTGAAACGGGTGCAGGTGCACAATCAACAGTTGTAGAGTCATCCAAAGGATCTACCATCTCAACATCCTCATCCTCACCGTCACTACTCATAACATCGTTATAATGAGtttgttcttgtacacttgacatcctggATTCTGGATGGAGCCACAAAGAATAGGTCAAAGACACAAAAATCAGTACATTACTTACTAGTTACTATCatggttcaaaaacaaaacactcAAAGAATTCAAACCAATAAGGGAAAATAACTTggacaagaaaagaaaacaaaatccatCAGATTGTTACTACTGTCTACTATCATGGTTCATGGACTAACCTCAGCAATTGACTTGCAAAATGACTCAATCATCAACTTTGGTCATTGAGCAGTGAAAGTTTGAAACATAACCAATCTAGAGAAATTATCATACATGACATGAATTACATAAACACAGTACACACAAGAACTAAAGAAGATAGGATTAGAAGATTACATGTCCTCAACTCTGAATCTTCCACAACAAGATGAAGAATTAGCAGAGATTATTAACAAAAccccaattccaaaatctgaaaaaaatcaaactaatCGAATCACTATCTGCAGAAgttaagatggagaagaagactcgtttttttgaagattaaaatcaattagaaatcACACTTACCCAGGAGTTCGGTGATTGTGAAGATTCAAGTCAAGTCTTTCAAGATCGATTTCAACATTCAACTAATCAGTGAACTGCAGATCTGCAGCTGCCACTGCggacggagaagaagaaagaagtagaaagaagagaagataacTAAGCTAgggttttttttatgttttataccCAGACACGTATACAAATTGAGAGGGACACGCGGCATAAATGGAACTGCGGGTATACGGGTTGTATCCGTGGATTTACGGGACGGGCCGGGTTTATCCGTTCTCACACAagccggcatttctccaaccctaatcCGGCTTGTTAAGACAACCAGCCaagccgggtgcgggttttcacgggccaGGTCGGATTTATCCGCGGATTTTGGCTGGTTTGCGAGCTCTAATTTCAATGGGCTGCCGCCGTCTTCATTTTATGACGCGAGATCAAGATTTTTATATAGATGATAGAAGATCATGGAAATGGAGATATTGTTCATGGCTCGTCGTCTTGTTCTTTATCTCTCTCTCGGCCAGTCGAAGTAGATTTCGACCGGAAACATCAGAGCTTTAAGGGTTGTTAGATCGATAACATTAAGTGGTCTTGTTGGCTGAAACATTAGCTCACAGAGACGGGTTTTACCCAATTTtggtcttgattaattgttggCTGGATGGTGGTGGATGTATAGAAGGATTAGATGTGAATGAATATCAGATTTGGGGGTTTGGTATGGATTGGAATTGGCTTTACAGACTAATTGATGAAGAATTTTAAATGTGCAAGGAAGAAGATGCTTATTCTGCCCATCTCTTCTCAAATTAGCAACGTAAGTTGAAGATGCTGGTGTGCTAATGTCTGAAATACGTGGTAATTATTCCCTAATATCTACAATGGGGTTCGGCTAAAAACAGATGTTGGTTTGATGTGAATGGAGATGTTGATTCCTGGAATAACAATCAAGCATCGTTTCTTCTAATTTCAGTTCCAATTGGATGATCATGGGCGGTGCTGATATTTCAAAAGAAGTTGATGAAATCAACAGCATGCATCAAAAGAAGAAGGATCATCAGAATCTAAGATTAGTATTTCTAAACAATGTTGGACAAACTGTACAAATGAAGTACTGTACTTCAGATATTCACCTTTGTTTGTTCACATGGCTTCTGGAAGTTTagatgataaagaattttatcaataattatgcacatttgctgaACAATTTTCTGGAAGTGTAAGTTTCAaccttttcttgattttttttttggttttcttgcGTTTGTGTATTGATTTTGATGTGTGTGTTTGTTCTGGTGTACATATTCAGGTATAAGTTAGCAGCAGATCAATGTGAAGATAAAGCTGCAATCTTAGGGTGGAGTAATCATGTGAAGCTAGAACTGGAAAGACACAATTCCTTTATTGAACAAGTAAGAGTACTATGaggtttcttttttcttgcaatgACTATGCTGAAATAGGATTTTATTAAGATTTTTGGTGAATTCTTTGTCGCAACGATCTTGAAATATTTCGCTTAATTTAGGACAAGGACCCATAAAAATGCTTAGAACTGGATATGTCAATCGTAGATGCAGATCAAGTGCAGCCGCTTTTTTGCCTTGAGAATATTTGGACTGATGTACATAAAAAATAACAACAAGAAACGTGAATTTGTAGATGTAGATCAAATGCAGCTGTTCTTTTACCCATAGGGTGTACATAAAAGTTTATAGAAAAGAATAAATGGATGATTTCTATGCAGTGTATATAATTCATTATTTTAAAATGATAATGTAATTCTTCAGAAATAAGCAGTAGCTGAGAATTAAGAAGGTTTGCCTTTCGAAATGATATATTCAATCAAGTCTGTACCTCAAGCTCCTGCACGATTTGTGTACTAGATGATTATTAGGATATGTTGCATCTAAATGTTTTGAACGTTGCCTCGTGTACTTTTTACGGTTTTCATGATATTGTTTAATGATTATCTTTGCGCATCTgattttaaatttaccagttagtATGATTCTCGGTGCGTTCAAAGAATTTACAGTAATATATATTAAGAGATTATCCTTGTGCAGAAACTGGGTTTAAACCCTACAATAGAGACCGCCCTTCACCCTGAAACAGAGAAATACAAAGAGTTCTTGTTAGCAACTGCTTCCGGTTATGTAGAAGATAGTGAAACTCCAGTACAGCAGTCAAAAATTCCTGCTTATACTCTTGGTGGTATGAGGCCAAGCCTGAGACTCTATGCCTTTCTTAGTAAGGAGATGCAAAAACTTGTCAGTGCTTATGTTGATTCTCACCCATACAACAAGTGGTTCAAGGAATATTCTTATAAAAGATTCAGGGTGTGTAGATCATTAGTCACTGATCTTTTTCCTTGATTCACCTTTCAAACACTTCTCAAGACTTTAAGAATCATAGATAATATTTGCATAAGGAGCTTATGAACCTTTTTTATGTTTCTCTTCAGGCATCATATCGGGATGCTGAGGAATTGCTTGATAAGCTATGCAACTCTTTGGCCCAGGAAGAGATTGAAGTCGTAGAAAGGGTTTATCGTCATGCTATGAGACTTGAAATGGACTTCTTTTATTCTCGGCAGTCTGAGCAAACCCTGATCCTCCCAATATATCCAAAGCTTGATGCTAAGAAGGAACATCTGATGCTATTTGCGGATTTTGATTTTACGTGTACCATTGTGGCTTCTTTGGAAATATTAGCAAACATTCAAATATTGACTGCTCAAAAACCTGATCAGCAATGGCAGGGTGAGGATAGAGATGGACATTTCAGATTGCGTCAATAGATTTGAGGCCTGTTAAAATTATGCTCGGTAGAAAAGGTATGATAAGACAATGTAATCATGAATTGGCATGTTAAAATTATCTATAACGTTTCGAACTCTTTAAGTTgttgtaaaaaaaaagaaagcaaGTGTTTGCTTACTTCTTGGATGTCTGACCCTCAAATCTCAACCttgtgttttgttttgtttttcttttctttgcagCTGATAGTTTTGATTATTATGGAGGACTCTACAGTGCGTTTGAGAAGCTCTCATCTCCTAAGGGGAAGGCAGTTTCAAGAATATTTGAATCTGGTGTACTGAAGGGCATAAGCTTGGAGGACATAAAGCAAGCTGGCAAATGTATGGAACTTCATAATGGTTGCTTGAACTTTTTTGAGAAGGTGAACAACCTGGATGTATCTGCCACTGTAATTCATGTTGGAGTGGGGATCTAACTAGGTCAGCTCTTTCAGGTACTAAATCATTTCTTACTGTAGGAGTTTTTTATATATTTATGCAGAGATTGCGCTATCATCCAACTTGTCATTTTGCAAGTCTTGGTCATGAGAATATGTTCCAGTATACCTTTCAGGTCTAAAACTCTATTCCTGAAGTGTTTTTGCATGGATACTCTTTAAGCGAAAATATTAATGTTTTTTTACAAGTGGTTCAGACATGTTGAAAGTAGACGGGAATGAGTTCAGGTATGCAGATGGGATATTTACGGGTGAAGTAACTAGTCAGGCACGTCAGTCTGTTACAGCCAAACTTGAATATTTTGATGACATGGTGCCGAAGTATGCACATGAACATGTCCGTATTCCCCGTAGTGTTTACATTGGTGACTCAGTTTGTTATGCCTGATTACAGCTGATATTGGCATTGTGGTTGGGTCAAACAAAAGCTTAATTGAGGTGGGAAATCACTTTGGTATTACATTTTTACCTCTGTATGCTGGTGTGGCCAAGGAACAGAAAAAATGCTTCGAAATTGGTAACCCTGATGTCTGGAGAGGTGGTATGTGTGGTACTCTTTACACAGTTACTAGTTGGATTGAAATACAGGGATTCATTTTGGGTGGAGATTTGGTAAACGAGGAACTGTGATCTCTCATGACTATATAACTTCTGGAACTCAGCTGTAGGGGTCTGTACAGTACAGATGGTGTGTGATTGCGATTTTTATCAAGGGCCATGAATCGAAGTAGTGAACTGTCTGAGGACTCTGAGCAATGATGAAGATTTATCTGAATATTCTCTAGTTTTTACATCCGTTTTGTCTATAAATTTTGGTATCTGTTCTCCGTTCTTCTTTGAAATGGCAACATAACATTGCAATCATACAGATTTTTTGACTTTGACTTTGACTCAATGAATATTCTGCACATTTTTAAATTTTGAACTAGGAACTAGGAAGTAAGATCCCTTGGTCCCACATAATCCGTTTATCTAACATCAGCATCAGCAGCACCTGTACTGAGTAGTCTGAGTTAAGCTGTAAAGATGATTCGACAATGAATGGCATTTTTTCCCCAGATCGGGGAGATGATTTTCTCAAGCGCGTGTTGATAGTTGATGTGATTGAACTCAGATTCTGGtttgggcaaaaaaaaaa
Coding sequences within:
- the LOC113272915 gene encoding zinc finger BED domain-containing protein DAYSLEEPER-like — encoded protein: MSSVQEQTHYNDVMSSDGEDEDVEMVDPLDDSTTVDCAPAPVSGEKEHKLRSDKGGTSSMKRHKCRERHSQDIRQMILSAKNGQLSSRVRKIDQMKFRDLISELLIARNVPLALVEWKEFRDISRNTGKVDIFKKHNARKEVIRNILKLAPGRMCLTSNMWTSVTTTGYMSLTVHFLDQNWELKKYLLNFCELPPPHTGENLSAKLFEMIKDWGIEEKVSNITLDNAANNGACAIIVKDGLVKIDPVVLKIRKSVKSLKKSQVRKQKFLDIVDTLGMSVVRRGIRQDVKTRWNATYLMLDSCLVYRSVFAHLKEVDSDYKDCPTDEEWDQIEVVTKFLKTFYDLTTLFSGSKDIVKEMQQKFNIYWENLSPILAMTLVLDPRLKLKYLNFAYSKLYPDEYAAAQESGGDLQSDLSELDQYLSEKYGFEQRFPILSRITGDILSIPISTVASESAFSIGGRVIDLFRSFLLPENDEALITTRDWKHGVGNENMDEDNEIIGEDVLGFELGAVEDRAEEDGEEVVINIFIVALGDTKYKQWYYYGFEGFFFFFEDIID
- the LOC113274131 gene encoding bifunctional TH2 protein, mitochondrial-like, with amino-acid sequence MIKNFINNYAHLLNNFLEVYKLAADQCEDKAAILGWSNHVKLELERHNSFIEQKLGLNPTIETALHPETEKYKEFLLATASGYVEDSETPVQQSKIPAYTLGGMRPSLRLYAFLSKEMQKLVSAYVDSHPYNKWFKEYSYKRFRASYRDAEELLDKLCNSLAQEEIEVVERVYRHAMRLEMDFFYSRQSEQTLILPIYPKLDAKKEHLMLFADFDFTCTIVASLEILANIQILTAQKPDQQWQGEDRDGHFRLRQ